Part of the Streptomyces sp. RFCAC02 genome is shown below.
ACGGCCGGCAGGCCCGGCACGCTCCGGTTCACCAGGACGAGGGGCGGCGGGCCGGCCGCGAGGCGGGCGACCGCGTCGCCCGGCAGCCGGGGGCTGACCAGCAGCAGGCCGTCGACGCGCCGGGCGAGGGCGGTGACGACCTCCTCCTCCGTCGCCGGGTCCTCGTCGGTGTCGGCGACGAACACCTGGTAGCCGTGCTCGCGGGCGGACCGCTGCGCCGCCTTGATCAGCGGCGGGAAGAAGGGGTTCGCGATGTCGGGGACGATCACGGCCAGGTGCGAGGTGCGGCCGGTGGTCAGGGCGCGGGCGGTCTGGTTCGGCCGGTAGCCGAGGCGCGCGGCGGCGGCCAGCACGGCGTCCCTGGTGGCCGGGCGCAGCAGGTGCGGGGCGGAGAACGCGCGGGAGGCGGTCGCGGGGTGCACCCCGGCCGCGGCCGCCACGTCCCTGATGGTCACCGCGCCGCCGCGCCCCATGCGCGCACTCCCCTCGCCGGGTCCGGCGCCCCGCCGGCCGGTCATGATGCGAGACAGTACTTGACGCGGCCGGGGGTTCCGGGCGACGGTCATGCAACCGGTTGCACAACCTGCCCGCACCACCCACCGCACCGCCCGGGAGAAGCACGGATGTCACGCCGCTACGCCATCGTCGGCCTCGGTCACCGCTCGCAGATGTACCTGGGGGCGCTCCTCGGCGACTGGAGCGACGCCGGGGAGATCGTCGCGTTCTGCGACACGAACCGCACCCGCATGGCCCACGCCAACGCCCGCGTCACCGCCACCGGACGCCCGGCCGTCCCCACGTTCGGCCCGGACGCCTTCCCCGCCGCCATCGAGCACGCCGACACGGTGATCGTCACCACCGTGGACGCCACCCACGCCCGCTACGTGGTCGCCGCGCTCGACGCGGGCCGCGACGTCGTGGTGGAGAAGCCCCTGACCGTGGACGCCGAGGGCTGCGCCCGGATCGCCGAAGCGGCCGAACGCTCCGCCGGCCGGCTCGTCGTCACGTTCAACTACCGCTACGCCCCGCGCAACGCCGCCGTCCGCGAGCTGATCGCCGCGGGCCGCATCGGCGAGGTGACCGCCGTCCACTTCGAGTGGGTCCTGGACACGATGCACGGCGCCGACTACTTCCGCCGCTGGCACCGCCGCCGCGAGAACTCGGGCAGCCTCCTCGTCCACAAGTCCACCCACCACTTCGACCTGGTCAACTGGTGGCTCGGCACCCACCCCGAGCTGGTCTTCGCGCAGACCGGCCTGCGGTTCTACGGCGCGGGCAACGCGGGCGCCGCCCAGTCCGCCGGTCCCCGCCCGCCGCGTGCCCACGGCGCGCCGGGCCTCGGCACGGACCCGTTCCTCCTCGACATGGCGGCCGACCCGTACCTGAAGAGCCTCTACCTCGACGCCGAGCACGAGGACGGCTACATCCGCGACCAGGACGTCTTCACGGAGGGCGTGGACATCGACGACACCATGTCCGTCCTGGTCCGCTACGGCAACCGCGCCACCCTCAGCTACTCCCTCACCGCCTACGCGCCGTGGGAGGGGTACCGCGTCATGTTCACCGGCACGCGCGGCCGTCTCGAACTGGACGTGTGCGAACGGTCCTGGACCCCGCCGCAGGCCGCGATCGACCCGTCGTTCACGGGCGCGGGGGGCGACGAGGGGATCTACGAGCGCCTCACGCTGCACGAGCACTGGAAGCGGCCGGAGCGGGTGGAGATCCGGTCGGGCGACGGCGGTCACGGCGGCGGCGACGAACTGCTGATGAACGACGTCTTCCACGGCGCCGCCGACGACCCGCTGGCCCGCCAGGCCGGTTTCCGCGACGGCATCCGCAGCGTCCTGACGGGCGTGGCCGCCGCCGAGTCGGCCCGCACCGGACAGCCCGTCCTCCTCACGCACGAGGGGACCCGCCTCGCCGCGCGGGCCGACCGGGGCGCGGGGGCCTGACCGCACCCGGCGCGGGCCGCGGGCGGCCGCCGACCTAGACTCACCGGCATGCAGTCCGCGAGAGCCGCCGCACCGGCCGTCGAGGTCACCGGCCTGGTGAAACGGTACGGGCGCACCACGGCGGTGGACGGCCTCGACCTGACCGTGCGCACCGGCACGGTGACCGCCGTCCTCGGCCCGAACGGCGCCGGGAAGACGACGACCGTCGAGTGCTGCGAGGGCTACCGCGCCCCCGACGCGGGGCGGGTGCGGGTCCTCGGCCTCGACCCGGTCGCCGACGCCGGCGCGCTGCGGCCCCGCGTCGGGGTGATGCTGCAGAACGGCGGGATCTACCCGGGCGTGCGCGCCGGCGAGATCCTGCGCCACGTGGCCGGTCTGCACGCGCATCCGCTGGACGTCGGCGAGCTGACCGAGCGCCTCGGCCTCGGCGCCGCGGGCCGCACGCCGTACCGCAGGCTGTCCGGCGGGCAGCAGCAGCGGCTGGCCCTGGCGCTCGCGGTCGTGGGGCGGCCCGAGCTGGTGTTCCTCGACGAGCCGACGGCCGGCCTTGACCCGCAGGCGCGCCGCGCCACGTGGGAGCTGATCCGCGACCTGCGCGCCGACGGCGTGACGACCGTGCTGACCACGCACTTCATGGACGAGGCCGAGGAGCTGTCCGACGAGGTCGCGATCGTGGACGGCGGGCGGGTCATCGCCACGGGTACGCCGGCCGGGCTCAGCCGGGGCGGCGGCACGGCGGACGTGCTGCGGTTCGAGGGCAGGCCCGGTCTCGACGTGGCGGCGCTGCGGGCGGCCCTGCCGGACGGCAGCGGCGTGTCGGAGCCCGCCCCGGGCAGCTACCGGGTCACGGGCGAGATCGGCCCGCACCTGCTCGCGACCGTCACCGCCTGGTGCGCGCAGCACGGCGTCATGCCGGACCGCATCACCACCCGGCGGCACTCGCTGGAGGACGTCTTCCTCGAACTGACCGGCAAGGAGCTGCGGTCATGAGCCGTTACGCGCCCAGGCCCGGGGCCGCCCCGGTGCCCCGCATGATCACGGCGCAGGCCGCCCTGGAGACCCGCATGCTGCTGCGGAACGGCGAGCAGCTCCTGCTGACGGCCGTCATCCCCACGCTGCTGCTGGTGCTCTTCAGCGCGGTGGAGATCGTGGACCTGCCGGGCGGGGACGACGGCGACCGGGTGGACTTCCTGGCGCCCGGCATCCTCGCGCTCGCCGTGCTGTCGACGGCGTTCACCAGCCAGGCCATCGCCACGGGGTACGAGCGGCGGTACGGCGTCCTGAAGCGGCTGGCGGCGTCCCCGCTCCCCCGCTGGGCGCTGATGTGCGGCAAGACGTGCGCCGTGCTGGTGACGCTCGTCCTGCAGAGCGTGCTGCTGTGCGCCGTGGCCTTCGCGCTGGGCTGGTCCCCGCACGGGAACCCGCTGTCCGTCCTGCTCCTGATGGTGCTGGGCGCGGCGGGCTGCTCGGGGCTCGGCCTGCTGATGGCCGGGACGCTGCGTGCCGAGGCCACGCTCGCGGCGGCCAACCTGGTGTTCGTGCTGCTGGTGTTCTTCGGCGGCGTGATCGTCCCGCTCGACGACTTCCCCGACACCGTGGCCTCGCTGCTGCGGCTGCTGCCGGTGACGGCGCTGTCCGACGGGCTGCGGGACGTACTGCGCGACGGCGCGGGGATGCCGTGGGCGGACGCGGGGGTGCTGGCCGTGTGGGCCGTCGCCGCGCCGGCCGCCGCGGCGCGCTGGTTCCGCTGGGAGTGACGGCCCCCGGGGGCTCGTGAATCGGCGCACAAGCGGAGGCATACGATGGGCGGGTGCTGAAAGCAGTGCGAAACCCCCTCGCCTACATCGCCGAGCGCTGGACGCCCCACCCGAGGACCGTCCACCGGGCGGCACTCGCCGCGCTCGTGCTCTCGGTCGTCATCATCATCACGGGCGGCGCCGTCCGGCTCACCGGCTCGGGCCTCGGCTGCGACACCTGGCCCACCTGCAGCGACGGCAACCTGGTCACCACCAGCGAGAACGGCCTGCACGGCGCGATCGAGTTCGGCAACCGCATGATGACCTACGTCGTCAGCGCGGCCGTGGGCTGGTTCATCGTCGCGGCGCGGTGCGCGAAGCCCGAGCGCAGGTCGCTGACGCGGCTCGGCTGGGCGCAGTTCTGGGTCGTCATGTCGAACGGCGTCGTCGGCGGCGTGACCGTCCTGACCAAGCTGAACCCGTTCATCGTGGCCGCGCACTTCATCGCCGCCGTCGCCCTCCTGACGGTGACGGTCATCAGCTGGCTGCGCACCCGTGAGGGTGACGAAGCGCCCCGGCCGCTGGTCGGCGTCCCGGTGCGCCGCGGCGTGATCGCGCTGACGCTGCTGAGCGCCGCCCTCCTCGTCGTCGGCACGGCGGTGACCGGCACCGGCAAGCACGCGGGCGACGACAGCGACATCGAGCGCATGCCGTTCGACTGGGACACGGTGACCCGCCTGCACTCGGGCCTGGCCTGGGCCGTGGTCCTCGGGACGGTCGCCCTCGTCGTCGCCCTGCGGGTCCTCGACGCGCCGTCCCGGCCGCGCGCCGCCGCGCGCGACCTGCTGATCGTGCTGCTCGCCCAGGGCGTCATCGGCTACACGCAGTACTTCCTCGACGAGCCGGAGCTGCTGGTCGGGTTCCACATACTGGGCGCTTCCCTGGTGTGGGTGTACACGATGCGTCTGCTGCTGTCCGTGCGGGACCGCGGCGCGGCGACCGTGCCGCCGGCCCCGGGCGACGGCGACGCGGCGACCGCCTCCGACGGCACACGGGTCCCGGCGACCGCCTGACCGTGCGCCGCGACCGCCGTCGCGCTCAGGAGCCGGTCAGCTCCACGAGCGCCCGCACGGTGTTCCAGTTGCGCGAGGTGACCTCGACGCCCTTCAGCAGCGCCGGGCGCTGAAGGGCGGGGGCGAGGCGCGAGACCCCGAGCCCGTCCGGGGCGTACAGGTAGAGCACCCGGTCACCGATGCGGAACTCCTCGGGCCGGTACGCCGCCGGATCGACGGACGCGAAGCGCTCGGCGGTGAGCGGCCCGGAGCCGAACACGGCGTGCAGGTGCCTGCCCGCCGACTCGCCGGCGGGGAACGGGCAGGCGTCGTGGACCGCACGCAGGTACGCCCCGCCGCGCACCAGGCAGGCGACGCGGAAGCCGAGGCGCCGTTCGATCGCGTCCTCGATGCCCGCGGCGAGCGCGCCCTCCGCGTCCTCGCCGTCCCCGCCGTCCGCGTCACCGGCGAAGACGGCGTTGCCGCTGTTGAGGTGCGTGCGCACCGAGCCGTGGCCGAGGTCCGTCAGGATCTCCCGGAGCACGGGCATCGGCAGCCGCTTGGCGCCGCCCACGTTGACGCCGCGCAGCAGGGCCGCGTACATCGCCGTCATGCGGCGGTCACCGGGCCACGTGCGCCGCGCACCATGAAGACGTCCACCGGGTCCTCGCTCTCCGGCACGAACCCGTGCCGTTCGTACAGCCGCCGGGCCGGGCTGCCCCGCAGGACGTTCAGCCGGACCCGCACGCCCTCGCGGTCGCAGCGGTCGAGGAGTGCGCGCAGCACGGCCGTACCGATGCCGCGGCCCTGCGCGGCGGGGGCCAGGTAGAAGTGCTCCAGCCGGTGCGCGTCGCCGTCCGGGCGCAGCGCGACGCAGCCGGCGAACGCGCCGTCCACCTCGATCACCCGCGTGTGCTCGGGTTCGAAGCCGTCCCGGAGACGCTGCCGCACCCGCCGCTCGTCGTAGCGCCCGAGCCGCTCCAGGTCCGCGCGCAGCACCACGGCACGCAGCTCGGCCACCGCTTCGACATCCGCAGCGGCGGCCGGCCGGAACACCCAATCCGTCATGATCGTCAGACTATCGCCCGTCCGGCGGAGCCGGACGCCGTGCCGTTCGGACCGCCGTCGCCCGGGTCCGCGCCGTCCGCGAGACGGTTGTTGCGGCCGATCTCCGGCGCGCGCCTGACCGTGCCGGCGACGGCGCTGGGCGCCCGGCCCGTCGGCGCGGCGCTGGAACGGCAGCTCCGCCCCGTCGCGGACGACGTGACCGGGCACGTCCTGCGGGACTGCGGCCACATCATCCCGCTGCACCGGCCGCGCGCCCTGCTCGCGCTGCTGCGCCCGTTCCTCTCGGGCGGGGACGCAGCCGCGGGCTGAGCGTCACGCGCCCCCGGTGCCGGCGTCCAGGCGGTAGACGCGGCGTGCCGTGCCGCCCCCGACCAGGGCAGCGACGCGGCGCGCGTCGGCCGGGCCGCAGTCGCCGTCGTCCACCCATGCCGTCAGCACGCGGTCCAGCGCCTGCTGGAACTGCCGCACCCGCACCACATGCAGTTCGGGCAGGGTGCCGGCGCCCGTGGAGAACAGCAGCTTCCCGAACGGCGCCTCGGCCAGCGTCTCCGCCGGCTCGGGTCCCACGTCCGCGTAGACGTGGGGGAAGGCCGCCGCGAGCCGGGCCGCGGCACGGTGGTGGGGCCGCTCCGGCATGAGGACGATCGTGCCGGCGCCCGCCGTGGCGTGCAGCAGCGGCGTGAGCCGGGCCGGGTCGCCGCAGCGCAGCTGGACGGGCCGCCCGGTCGCGAGCGCGCTCCACAGCAGGTGCCCGGAGAGCACCGGGCCCGGCCGCCGCGGCCGGTCCGGGTCGGCGAGCCAGCGGCCCGCCGCGCGGCGCACGGCCGCCGGCCCCGGCCGTCCGGCGCCGAGGCCGTCCGCGTCGCAGACGAAGGCGGCCGACCCGCGGGCCGCGGCGACCAGGGCCTCCGCCATGTCCTCCAGAAGGGCGGCGGCGCCGCCCGCCGTGCCGGCGGCCCGGGCGGCGAGCGCGGAGAGGTCCGTCAGTTCGAGGGCACGCCCGCCCGCGGCCGACGCCAGCTCGGGACGGTCGTGACGGCCTCGTCGTCCCGTGCCGGCCGTTCGGTGCCCGCCTCCGGCCCGGTCCCGACGAGGAGGACCCGGATCCCGGTGGCCCGCAGGAGCGCGCGGCCCGCCGCGTACGCCCCCAGTTCACGACGGCGCGCCAGGTAGCGGACGGCCGGGACGTGCGGGTCGAGCCCGAGGATCGGCGGGCACCACCGGCGTACGGCGAGCCCGACGCGCGAGTCGAAGAAGCTGCCGCCGAACCCCCGGCCGAAGCCGCCGCCGCGCACCCCGGAGGCCGCCGCGAGATGCCGTTCGAAGGCGCCGAGACCCAGCTCCCCGTGCAGCACCCCGTGGCTGTACTGGTCCACGAGATCGACCGGGGTCGTCCGGGACATCACGCGCTTGTCCCCCCTCACGTGCGAAACCGCTGACAGGTGTCGGCCCACCCCGCGCTCAGGCGTCCGCGCCGCCCGGCCGCCCACCGCCGAGCTGGAGCCCGGCCATGCGCGACCATTCGTACGGCCCCGTGCGGAGCCGGCCGGCCGTCTCCCCGTCGAGGGCGGGGCGCAGCGCGACCCCGGCGCGGACGGCCGCGCCCTCCAGGGCGTCCCGGTCGGCCGCCACCACGTCGCCCCACGCGCCGTCGGCGCCGACGATGACGAGCCGGTGGCCGCGGGTGCCGAGGTACGCGATCTGGGCCTCGGCGCCGTCCGCGCCACCGTGCGCCCCGGTGAAGGCCCGCACACGCCGCGCGAGGCGCTCCACCTCGCGCCCCGACGGACCCGCAGCGGCCGGATCGCCGGGCGCCGGAACCTGCTCTTCCGTGTCAGCCATACGGCTCATGCTACTTCCGGGTATCCGGGACCGCCCGCGGCGTTTCCGCCAACCGGCGCGCCGCCCGGCTCAGGAGACGAACGGGTCGATCGCAACGGCGAGGAACACCAGCGAGACGTAGGTGATCGACCAGTGGAACAGGCGCATCTCCTTGAGCTTCGCGCCCTGTTCACCCGCCCGGGCGCGCGCCTGGAGCGCGTGCGCCTCCCACAGCCACCAGATGCCCGCGACCGCGGCGACCGCCGTGTAGAACCAGCCGGCGTACCCGAGGGGCCACAGCAGCAGCGAGACGGCGACCATCACCCAGCTGTAGACCACGATCTGCCGGGCCACCACGAGGTTCCCCGCGACGACCGGCAGCATCGGCACGCCGACCCGCTCGTAGTCGTCCTTGGTCTTCATCGACAGGGGCCAGTAGTGCGGGGGCGTCCAGAAGAACATGACGAGGAACAGCACGACCGCGCCCCACGAGACGGTCCCCGTGACCGACGACCAGCCGATGAACACCGGCAGGCAGCCGGCGATCCCGCCCCACACGATGTTCTGCGCGGTCCTGCGCTTCAGCAGCATCGTGTACCCGACGACGTAGAAGAGCAGCGCGCCCAGCGACAGCGCGGCGGACATCCAGTTGACGAGCAGGCCGAACCACAGGGTGGAGACGACGGCGAGCACGAGGCCGAAGACCAGGCCCTCGGCGGGCCGCAGCACACCCGTGACGAGCGGGCGGTTCCGCGTCCGGTGCATCAGCGCGTCGATGTCGCGGTCGATGTACATGTTGAGCGCGTTCGCGCCGCCGGCGGAGAGGTAGCCGCCGGCGCAGGTCGCGAGCACGAGCCACAGGTCGGGCACGCCGCCCTCGGCGAGGAACATCACCGGGACGGTCGTGATCAGGAGCAGCTCGATGATGCGCGGTTTCGTCAGCGCGACGTACGCCTTGACCCGGGCGCCCGCTGACGCGGCTGCCCCATGGTCCGGACCGCCCCGGCGGAGCCGGGCGACGGGACGGGAATCGACGGCCGTCACGGACACCCCTGGTTGTACGACTGGTTGGGCGACGTCGGCGCGGGTTCGCGCCGCCGGCTGGCACGCGGACGCGGTGTCCGGCCGGTGACCCGGGCCGGGTGGGAGTTCGCGCACACCCCGTCACTCTAGACGCCCGACTTACGCGGCTTGTCGCCGCCCCCCGGGGAAGTCGGCGTGCCGGGCGGCGTGGTCTGGGGCACCCTGGAGTGGCGGACGGCGGGGCTGTCCCCCGGGTGGGTGAGCCCTCCCAGGTAGGCTCGGGACGGCCCGGTGAGCCGTACTCCGCCGCCAGGCGGAGCGGTCCCGTCACCGGCCTGACAGACGCGGAGAGGAGCCCTGACGCAGGGTGAGCAGCAAGCCGACCACCTCAGACCTCGAATGGACCGACCTGGACCAGCGGGTCGTGGACACCGCCCGTGTCCTGGCCGCGGATGCCGTGCAGAAGGTGGGCAACGGCCACCCGGGCACGGCCATGAGCCTCGCGCCGGCCGCGTACGTGATCTTCCAGAAGCTCATGCAGCACGACCCGTCCGACCCGGACTGGGCGGGCCGTGACCGCTTCGTGCTGTCCGTGGGCCACACGAGCCTGACGCTGTACATCCAGCTCTACCTCGCCGGTTACGGTCTGGAGCTCGACGACCTCAAGGCGTTCCGCACCTGGGGCAGCCGTACGCCCGGCCACCCGGAGTACGGCCACACGGTGGGTGTCGAGACGACGACCGGGCCGCTCGGCCAGGGTGTCGCCAACGCGGTCGGCATGGCCATGGCGGCCCGCTACGAGCGCGGTCTGTTCGACCCGGAGGCGGCGGCCGGCGACTCCCCGTTCGACCACACCGTCTGGTGCGTCGCGGGCGACGGCTGCCTGCAGGAGGGCGTCGCCGCCGAGGCCGCGTCCCTCGCCGGCCACCAGAAGCTCGGCAACCTCGTCCTCCTCTACGACGACAACCACATCTCCATCGAGGGCGACACGGCGACCGCGTTCTCCGAGGACGTCCTCGGCCGGTTCGAGGCGTACGGCTGGCACGTGCAGCGCGTGGCCCCGAAGGACGACGGCGACCTCGACCCGGCCGCCCTGTACGAGGCGTTCGCCGCCGCCAGGGCGGAGACCGGCAGGCCGTCGATCATCGCCGCCCGGTCGATCATCGCGTGGCCGGCCCCCTCCGCGCAGAACACCGAGGCCGCGCACGGCTCCGCGCTCGGCGCGGACGAGGTGGCCGCCACCAAGCGGGTCCTCGGCTTCGACCCGGAGGAGCACTTCGCCGTCGACGACGCCGTCCTCGCGCACGCGCGCGGCGCGGTGGAGCGCGGCCGTGCCGCCCACG
Proteins encoded:
- a CDS encoding Gfo/Idh/MocA family oxidoreductase is translated as MSRRYAIVGLGHRSQMYLGALLGDWSDAGEIVAFCDTNRTRMAHANARVTATGRPAVPTFGPDAFPAAIEHADTVIVTTVDATHARYVVAALDAGRDVVVEKPLTVDAEGCARIAEAAERSAGRLVVTFNYRYAPRNAAVRELIAAGRIGEVTAVHFEWVLDTMHGADYFRRWHRRRENSGSLLVHKSTHHFDLVNWWLGTHPELVFAQTGLRFYGAGNAGAAQSAGPRPPRAHGAPGLGTDPFLLDMAADPYLKSLYLDAEHEDGYIRDQDVFTEGVDIDDTMSVLVRYGNRATLSYSLTAYAPWEGYRVMFTGTRGRLELDVCERSWTPPQAAIDPSFTGAGGDEGIYERLTLHEHWKRPERVEIRSGDGGHGGGDELLMNDVFHGAADDPLARQAGFRDGIRSVLTGVAAAESARTGQPVLLTHEGTRLAARADRGAGA
- a CDS encoding ABC transporter ATP-binding protein, which encodes MQSARAAAPAVEVTGLVKRYGRTTAVDGLDLTVRTGTVTAVLGPNGAGKTTTVECCEGYRAPDAGRVRVLGLDPVADAGALRPRVGVMLQNGGIYPGVRAGEILRHVAGLHAHPLDVGELTERLGLGAAGRTPYRRLSGGQQQRLALALAVVGRPELVFLDEPTAGLDPQARRATWELIRDLRADGVTTVLTTHFMDEAEELSDEVAIVDGGRVIATGTPAGLSRGGGTADVLRFEGRPGLDVAALRAALPDGSGVSEPAPGSYRVTGEIGPHLLATVTAWCAQHGVMPDRITTRRHSLEDVFLELTGKELRS
- a CDS encoding ABC transporter permease codes for the protein MSRYAPRPGAAPVPRMITAQAALETRMLLRNGEQLLLTAVIPTLLLVLFSAVEIVDLPGGDDGDRVDFLAPGILALAVLSTAFTSQAIATGYERRYGVLKRLAASPLPRWALMCGKTCAVLVTLVLQSVLLCAVAFALGWSPHGNPLSVLLLMVLGAAGCSGLGLLMAGTLRAEATLAAANLVFVLLVFFGGVIVPLDDFPDTVASLLRLLPVTALSDGLRDVLRDGAGMPWADAGVLAVWAVAAPAAAARWFRWE
- a CDS encoding COX15/CtaA family protein, which encodes MLKAVRNPLAYIAERWTPHPRTVHRAALAALVLSVVIIITGGAVRLTGSGLGCDTWPTCSDGNLVTTSENGLHGAIEFGNRMMTYVVSAAVGWFIVAARCAKPERRSLTRLGWAQFWVVMSNGVVGGVTVLTKLNPFIVAAHFIAAVALLTVTVISWLRTREGDEAPRPLVGVPVRRGVIALTLLSAALLVVGTAVTGTGKHAGDDSDIERMPFDWDTVTRLHSGLAWAVVLGTVALVVALRVLDAPSRPRAAARDLLIVLLAQGVIGYTQYFLDEPELLVGFHILGASLVWVYTMRLLLSVRDRGAATVPPAPGDGDAATASDGTRVPATA
- a CDS encoding DUF1697 domain-containing protein yields the protein MTAMYAALLRGVNVGGAKRLPMPVLREILTDLGHGSVRTHLNSGNAVFAGDADGGDGEDAEGALAAGIEDAIERRLGFRVACLVRGGAYLRAVHDACPFPAGESAGRHLHAVFGSGPLTAERFASVDPAAYRPEEFRIGDRVLYLYAPDGLGVSRLAPALQRPALLKGVEVTSRNWNTVRALVELTGS
- a CDS encoding GNAT family N-acetyltransferase gives rise to the protein MTDWVFRPAAAADVEAVAELRAVVLRADLERLGRYDERRVRQRLRDGFEPEHTRVIEVDGAFAGCVALRPDGDAHRLEHFYLAPAAQGRGIGTAVLRALLDRCDREGVRVRLNVLRGSPARRLYERHGFVPESEDPVDVFMVRGARGPVTAA
- a CDS encoding heme o synthase, with the translated sequence MSVTAVDSRPVARLRRGGPDHGAAASAGARVKAYVALTKPRIIELLLITTVPVMFLAEGGVPDLWLVLATCAGGYLSAGGANALNMYIDRDIDALMHRTRNRPLVTGVLRPAEGLVFGLVLAVVSTLWFGLLVNWMSAALSLGALLFYVVGYTMLLKRRTAQNIVWGGIAGCLPVFIGWSSVTGTVSWGAVVLFLVMFFWTPPHYWPLSMKTKDDYERVGVPMLPVVAGNLVVARQIVVYSWVMVAVSLLLWPLGYAGWFYTAVAAVAGIWWLWEAHALQARARAGEQGAKLKEMRLFHWSITYVSLVFLAVAIDPFVS